One Homo sapiens chromosome 13, GRCh38.p14 Primary Assembly genomic window carries:
- the HSPH1 gene encoding heat shock protein 105 kDa isoform 1 (isoform 1 is encoded by transcript variant 1) — MSVVGLDVGSQSCYIAVARAGGIETIANEFSDRCTPSVISFGSKNRTIGVAAKNQQITHANNTVSNFKRFHGRAFNDPFIQKEKENLSYDLVPLKNGGVGIKVMYMGEEHLFSVEQITAMLLTKLKETAENSLKKPVTDCVISVPSFFTDAERRSVLDAAQIVGLNCLRLMNDMTAVALNYGIYKQDLPSLDEKPRIVVFVDMGHSAFQVSACAFNKGKLKVLGTAFDPFLGGKNFDEKLVEHFCAEFKTKYKLDAKSKIRALLRLYQECEKLKKLMSSNSTDLPLNIECFMNDKDVSGKMNRSQFEELCAELLQKIEVPLYSLLEQTHLKVEDVSAVEIVGGATRIPAVKERIAKFFGKDISTTLNADEAVARGCALQCAILSPAFKVREFSVTDAVPFPISLIWNHDSEDTEGVHEVFSRNHAAPFSKVLTFLRRGPFELEAFYSDPQGVPYPEAKIGRFVVQNVSAQKDGEKSRVKVKVRVNTHGIFTISTASMVEKVPTEENEMSSEADMECLNQRPPENPDTDKNVQQDNSEAGTQPQVQTDAQQTSQSPPSPELTSEENKIPDADKANEKKVDQPPEAKKPKIKVVNVELPIEANLVWQLGKDLLNMYIETEGKMIMQDKLEKERNDAKNAVEEYVYEFRDKLCGPYEKFICEQDHQNFLRLLTETEDWLYEEGEDQAKQAYVDKLEELMKIGTPVKVRFQEAEERPKMFEELGQRLQHYAKIAADFRNKDEKYNHIDESEMKKVEKSVNEVMEWMNNVMNAQAKKSLDQDPVVRAQEIKTKIKELNNTCEPVVTQPKPKIESPKLERTPNGPNIDKKEEDLEDKNNFGAEPPHQNGECYPNEKNSVNMDLD; from the exons ATGTCGGTGGTGGGGTTGGACGTGGGCTCGCAGAGCTGCTACATCGCGGTAGCCCGGGCCGGGGGCATCGAGACCATCGCCAATGAGTTCAGCGACCGGTGCACCCC gtcAGTCATATCATTTGGATCAAAAAATAGAACAATCGGAGTTGCAGCCAAAAATCAG CAAATCACTCATGCAAACAATACGGTGTCTAACTTCAAAAGATTTCATGGCCGAGCATTCAATGACCCCTTCAttcaaaaggagaaggaaaacttGAGTTACGATTTGGTTCCATTGAAAAATGGTGGAGTTGGAATAAAG GTAATGTACATGGGTGAAGAACATCTATTTAGTGTGGAGCAGATAACAGCCATGTTGTTGACTAAGCTGAAGGAAACTGCTGAAAACAGCCTCAAGAAACCAGTAACAGATTGTGTTATTTCA gtCCCCTCCTTCTTTACAGATGCTGAGAGGCGATCTGTGTTAGATGCTGCACAGATTGTTGGCCTAAACTGTTTAAGACTTATGAATGACATGACAGCTG ttGCTTTGAATTACGGAATTTATAAGCAGGATCTCCCAAGCCTGGATGAGAAACCTCGGATAGTGGTTTTTGTTGATATGGGACATTCAGCTTTTCAAGTGTCTGCTTGTGCTTTTAACAAGGGAAAATTGAAG GTACTGGGAACAGCTTTTGATCCTTTCTTAGGAGGAAAAAACTTCGATGAAAAGTTAGTGGAACATTTTTGTGCAGAATTTAAAACTAAGTACAAGTTGGATGCAAAATCCAAAATACGAGCACTCCTACGTCTGTATCAGGAatgtgaaaaactgaaaaagctAATGAGCTCTAACAGCACAGACCTTCCACTGAATATCGAATGCTTTATGAATGATAAAGATGTTTCCGGAAAGATGAACAG GTCACAATTTGAAGAACTCTGTGCTGAACTTCTGCAAAAGATAGAAGTACCCCTTTATTCACTGTTGGAACAAACTCATCTCAAAGTAGAAGATGTGAGTGCAGTTGAGATTGTTGGAGGCGCTACACGAATTCCAGCTGTGAAGGAAAGAATTGCCAAATTCTTTGGAAAAGATATTAGCACAACACTCAATGCAGATGAAGCAGTAGCCAGAGGATGTGCATTACAG tgtgcaataCTTTCCCCGGCATTTAAAGTTAGAGAATTTTCCGTCACAGATGCAGTTCCTTTTCCAATATCTCTGATCTGGAACCATGATTCAGAAGATACTGAAGG tgTTCATGAAGTCTTTAGTCGAAACCATGCTGCTCCTTTCTCCAAAGTTCTCACCTTTCTGAGAAGGGGGCCTTTTGAGCTAGAAGCTTTCTATTCTGATCCCCAAGGAGTTCCATATCCAGAAGCAAAAATAG gCCGCTTTGTAGTTCAGAATGTTTCTGCacagaaagatggagaaaaatctagagTAAAAGTCAAAGTGCGAGTCAACACCCATGGCATTTTCACCATCTCTACGGCATCTATGGTGGAGAAAGTCCCAACTGAGGAGAATGAAATGTCTTCTGAAGCTGACATGGAGTGTCTGAATCAGAGACCACCAGAAAACCCAGACACTGAT aaaaatgtCCAGCAAGACAACAGTGAAGCTGGAACACAGCCCCAGGTACAAACTGATGCTCAACAAACCTCACAGTCTCCCCCTTCACCTGAACTTacctcagaagaaaacaaaatcccagATGCTGACAAA gcaaatgaaaaaaaagttgacCAGCCTCCAGAAGCTAAAAAGCCCAAAATAAAGGTGGTGAATGTTGAGCTGCCTATTGAAGCCAACTTGGTCTGGCAGTTAGGGAAAGACCTTCTTAACATGTATATTGAGACAGAG GGTAAGATGATAATGCAAGATaaattggaaaaagaaaggaatgatgCTAAAAATGCAGTTGAGGAATATGTGTATGAGTTCAGAGACAAGCTGTGTGGACCATATGAAAAATTTATATGTGAGCAG GATCATCAAAATTTTTTGAGACTCCTCACAGAAACTGAAGACTGGCTGTATGAAGAAGGAGAGGACCAAGCTAAACAAGCATATGTTGACAAGTTGGAAGAATTAATG aaaattggcACTCCAGTTAAAGTTCGGTTTCAGGAAGCTGAAGAACGGCCAAAAATGTTTGAAGAACTAGGACAGAGGCTGCAGCATTATGCCAAGATAGCAGCTGACTTCAGAAATAAG GATGAGAAATACAACCATATTGATGAGTCTGAAATGAAAAAAGTGGAGAAGTCTGTTAATGAAGTGATGGAATGGATGAATAATGTCATGAATGCTCAGGCTAAAAAGAGTCTTGATCAGGATCCAGTTGTACGTGCtcaggaaattaaaacaaaaatcaag gaaTTGAACAACACATGTGAACCCGTTGTAACACAACCGAAACCAAAAATTGAATCACCCAAACTGGAAAGAACTCCAAATGGCCCAAATATTgataaaaaggaagaagatttAGAAGACAAAAACAATTTTGGTGCTGAACCTCCACATCAGAATGGTGAATGTTACCCTAATGAGAAAAATTCTGTTAATATGGACTTGGACTAG
- the HSPH1 gene encoding heat shock protein 105 kDa isoform X5, with translation MSVVGLDVGSQSCYIAVARAGGIETIANEFSDRCTPSVISFGSKNRTIGVAAKNQQITHANNTVSNFKRFHGRAFNDPFIQKEKENLSYDLVPLKNGGVGIKVMYMGEEHLFSVEQITAMLLTKLKETAENSLKKPVTDCVISVLGTAFDPFLGGKNFDEKLVEHFCAEFKTKYKLDAKSKIRALLRLYQECEKLKKLMSSNSTDLPLNIECFMNDKDVSGKMNRSQFEELCAELLQKIEVPLYSLLEQTHLKVEDVSAVEIVGGATRIPAVKERIAKFFGKDISTTLNADEAVARGCALQCAILSPAFKVREFSVTDAVPFPISLIWNHDSEDTEGVHEVFSRNHAAPFSKVLTFLRRGPFELEAFYSDPQGVPYPEAKIGRFVVQNVSAQKDGEKSRVKVKVRVNTHGIFTISTASMVEKVPTEENEMSSEADMECLNQRPPENPDTDKNVQQDNSEAGTQPQVQTDAQQTSQSPPSPELTSEENKIPDADKANEKKVDQPPEAKKPKIKVVNVELPIEANLVWQLGKDLLNMYIETEGKMIMQDKLEKERNDAKNAVEEYVYEFRDKLCGPYEKFICEQDHQNFLRLLTETEDWLYEEGEDQAKQAYVDKLEELMKIGTPVKVRFQEAEERPKMFEELGQRLQHYAKIAADFRNKDEKYNHIDESEMKKVEKSVNEVMEWMNNVMNAQAKKSLDQDPVVRAQEIKTKIKELNNTCEPVVTQPKPKIESPKLERTPNGPNIDKKEEDLEDKNNFGAEPPHQNGECYPNEKNSVNMDLD, from the exons ATGTCGGTGGTGGGGTTGGACGTGGGCTCGCAGAGCTGCTACATCGCGGTAGCCCGGGCCGGGGGCATCGAGACCATCGCCAATGAGTTCAGCGACCGGTGCACCCC gtcAGTCATATCATTTGGATCAAAAAATAGAACAATCGGAGTTGCAGCCAAAAATCAG CAAATCACTCATGCAAACAATACGGTGTCTAACTTCAAAAGATTTCATGGCCGAGCATTCAATGACCCCTTCAttcaaaaggagaaggaaaacttGAGTTACGATTTGGTTCCATTGAAAAATGGTGGAGTTGGAATAAAG GTAATGTACATGGGTGAAGAACATCTATTTAGTGTGGAGCAGATAACAGCCATGTTGTTGACTAAGCTGAAGGAAACTGCTGAAAACAGCCTCAAGAAACCAGTAACAGATTGTGTTATTTCA GTACTGGGAACAGCTTTTGATCCTTTCTTAGGAGGAAAAAACTTCGATGAAAAGTTAGTGGAACATTTTTGTGCAGAATTTAAAACTAAGTACAAGTTGGATGCAAAATCCAAAATACGAGCACTCCTACGTCTGTATCAGGAatgtgaaaaactgaaaaagctAATGAGCTCTAACAGCACAGACCTTCCACTGAATATCGAATGCTTTATGAATGATAAAGATGTTTCCGGAAAGATGAACAG GTCACAATTTGAAGAACTCTGTGCTGAACTTCTGCAAAAGATAGAAGTACCCCTTTATTCACTGTTGGAACAAACTCATCTCAAAGTAGAAGATGTGAGTGCAGTTGAGATTGTTGGAGGCGCTACACGAATTCCAGCTGTGAAGGAAAGAATTGCCAAATTCTTTGGAAAAGATATTAGCACAACACTCAATGCAGATGAAGCAGTAGCCAGAGGATGTGCATTACAG tgtgcaataCTTTCCCCGGCATTTAAAGTTAGAGAATTTTCCGTCACAGATGCAGTTCCTTTTCCAATATCTCTGATCTGGAACCATGATTCAGAAGATACTGAAGG tgTTCATGAAGTCTTTAGTCGAAACCATGCTGCTCCTTTCTCCAAAGTTCTCACCTTTCTGAGAAGGGGGCCTTTTGAGCTAGAAGCTTTCTATTCTGATCCCCAAGGAGTTCCATATCCAGAAGCAAAAATAG gCCGCTTTGTAGTTCAGAATGTTTCTGCacagaaagatggagaaaaatctagagTAAAAGTCAAAGTGCGAGTCAACACCCATGGCATTTTCACCATCTCTACGGCATCTATGGTGGAGAAAGTCCCAACTGAGGAGAATGAAATGTCTTCTGAAGCTGACATGGAGTGTCTGAATCAGAGACCACCAGAAAACCCAGACACTGAT aaaaatgtCCAGCAAGACAACAGTGAAGCTGGAACACAGCCCCAGGTACAAACTGATGCTCAACAAACCTCACAGTCTCCCCCTTCACCTGAACTTacctcagaagaaaacaaaatcccagATGCTGACAAA gcaaatgaaaaaaaagttgacCAGCCTCCAGAAGCTAAAAAGCCCAAAATAAAGGTGGTGAATGTTGAGCTGCCTATTGAAGCCAACTTGGTCTGGCAGTTAGGGAAAGACCTTCTTAACATGTATATTGAGACAGAG GGTAAGATGATAATGCAAGATaaattggaaaaagaaaggaatgatgCTAAAAATGCAGTTGAGGAATATGTGTATGAGTTCAGAGACAAGCTGTGTGGACCATATGAAAAATTTATATGTGAGCAG GATCATCAAAATTTTTTGAGACTCCTCACAGAAACTGAAGACTGGCTGTATGAAGAAGGAGAGGACCAAGCTAAACAAGCATATGTTGACAAGTTGGAAGAATTAATG aaaattggcACTCCAGTTAAAGTTCGGTTTCAGGAAGCTGAAGAACGGCCAAAAATGTTTGAAGAACTAGGACAGAGGCTGCAGCATTATGCCAAGATAGCAGCTGACTTCAGAAATAAG GATGAGAAATACAACCATATTGATGAGTCTGAAATGAAAAAAGTGGAGAAGTCTGTTAATGAAGTGATGGAATGGATGAATAATGTCATGAATGCTCAGGCTAAAAAGAGTCTTGATCAGGATCCAGTTGTACGTGCtcaggaaattaaaacaaaaatcaag gaaTTGAACAACACATGTGAACCCGTTGTAACACAACCGAAACCAAAAATTGAATCACCCAAACTGGAAAGAACTCCAAATGGCCCAAATATTgataaaaaggaagaagatttAGAAGACAAAAACAATTTTGGTGCTGAACCTCCACATCAGAATGGTGAATGTTACCCTAATGAGAAAAATTCTGTTAATATGGACTTGGACTAG
- the HSPH1 gene encoding heat shock protein 105 kDa isoform X2, whose amino-acid sequence MATAAVLRGPAAHWVESFQKAREEGSGSGTWRGRWRRRSVISFGSKNRTIGVAAKNQQITHANNTVSNFKRFHGRAFNDPFIQKEKENLSYDLVPLKNGGVGIKVMYMGEEHLFSVEQITAMLLTKLKETAENSLKKPVTDCVISVPSFFTDAERRSVLDAAQIVGLNCLRLMNDMTAVALNYGIYKQDLPSLDEKPRIVVFVDMGHSAFQVSACAFNKGKLKVLGTAFDPFLGGKNFDEKLVEHFCAEFKTKYKLDAKSKIRALLRLYQECEKLKKLMSSNSTDLPLNIECFMNDKDVSGKMNRSQFEELCAELLQKIEVPLYSLLEQTHLKVEDVSAVEIVGGATRIPAVKERIAKFFGKDISTTLNADEAVARGCALQCAILSPAFKVREFSVTDAVPFPISLIWNHDSEDTEGVHEVFSRNHAAPFSKVLTFLRRGPFELEAFYSDPQGVPYPEAKIGRFVVQNVSAQKDGEKSRVKVKVRVNTHGIFTISTASMVEKVPTEENEMSSEADMECLNQRPPENPDTDANEKKVDQPPEAKKPKIKVVNVELPIEANLVWQLGKDLLNMYIETEGKMIMQDKLEKERNDAKNAVEEYVYEFRDKLCGPYEKFICEQDHQNFLRLLTETEDWLYEEGEDQAKQAYVDKLEELMKIGTPVKVRFQEAEERPKMFEELGQRLQHYAKIAADFRNKDEKYNHIDESEMKKVEKSVNEVMEWMNNVMNAQAKKSLDQDPVVRAQEIKTKIKELNNTCEPVVTQPKPKIESPKLERTPNGPNIDKKEEDLEDKNNFGAEPPHQNGECYPNEKNSVNMDLD is encoded by the exons ATGGCAACGGCGGCCGTTCTCCGGGGACCGGCTGCCCATTGGGTAGAATCTTTCCAGAAGGCTCGAGAAGAAGGAAGCGGAAGTGGCACGTGGAGGGGCCGGTGGAGGCGCCG gtcAGTCATATCATTTGGATCAAAAAATAGAACAATCGGAGTTGCAGCCAAAAATCAG CAAATCACTCATGCAAACAATACGGTGTCTAACTTCAAAAGATTTCATGGCCGAGCATTCAATGACCCCTTCAttcaaaaggagaaggaaaacttGAGTTACGATTTGGTTCCATTGAAAAATGGTGGAGTTGGAATAAAG GTAATGTACATGGGTGAAGAACATCTATTTAGTGTGGAGCAGATAACAGCCATGTTGTTGACTAAGCTGAAGGAAACTGCTGAAAACAGCCTCAAGAAACCAGTAACAGATTGTGTTATTTCA gtCCCCTCCTTCTTTACAGATGCTGAGAGGCGATCTGTGTTAGATGCTGCACAGATTGTTGGCCTAAACTGTTTAAGACTTATGAATGACATGACAGCTG ttGCTTTGAATTACGGAATTTATAAGCAGGATCTCCCAAGCCTGGATGAGAAACCTCGGATAGTGGTTTTTGTTGATATGGGACATTCAGCTTTTCAAGTGTCTGCTTGTGCTTTTAACAAGGGAAAATTGAAG GTACTGGGAACAGCTTTTGATCCTTTCTTAGGAGGAAAAAACTTCGATGAAAAGTTAGTGGAACATTTTTGTGCAGAATTTAAAACTAAGTACAAGTTGGATGCAAAATCCAAAATACGAGCACTCCTACGTCTGTATCAGGAatgtgaaaaactgaaaaagctAATGAGCTCTAACAGCACAGACCTTCCACTGAATATCGAATGCTTTATGAATGATAAAGATGTTTCCGGAAAGATGAACAG GTCACAATTTGAAGAACTCTGTGCTGAACTTCTGCAAAAGATAGAAGTACCCCTTTATTCACTGTTGGAACAAACTCATCTCAAAGTAGAAGATGTGAGTGCAGTTGAGATTGTTGGAGGCGCTACACGAATTCCAGCTGTGAAGGAAAGAATTGCCAAATTCTTTGGAAAAGATATTAGCACAACACTCAATGCAGATGAAGCAGTAGCCAGAGGATGTGCATTACAG tgtgcaataCTTTCCCCGGCATTTAAAGTTAGAGAATTTTCCGTCACAGATGCAGTTCCTTTTCCAATATCTCTGATCTGGAACCATGATTCAGAAGATACTGAAGG tgTTCATGAAGTCTTTAGTCGAAACCATGCTGCTCCTTTCTCCAAAGTTCTCACCTTTCTGAGAAGGGGGCCTTTTGAGCTAGAAGCTTTCTATTCTGATCCCCAAGGAGTTCCATATCCAGAAGCAAAAATAG gCCGCTTTGTAGTTCAGAATGTTTCTGCacagaaagatggagaaaaatctagagTAAAAGTCAAAGTGCGAGTCAACACCCATGGCATTTTCACCATCTCTACGGCATCTATGGTGGAGAAAGTCCCAACTGAGGAGAATGAAATGTCTTCTGAAGCTGACATGGAGTGTCTGAATCAGAGACCACCAGAAAACCCAGACACTGAT gcaaatgaaaaaaaagttgacCAGCCTCCAGAAGCTAAAAAGCCCAAAATAAAGGTGGTGAATGTTGAGCTGCCTATTGAAGCCAACTTGGTCTGGCAGTTAGGGAAAGACCTTCTTAACATGTATATTGAGACAGAG GGTAAGATGATAATGCAAGATaaattggaaaaagaaaggaatgatgCTAAAAATGCAGTTGAGGAATATGTGTATGAGTTCAGAGACAAGCTGTGTGGACCATATGAAAAATTTATATGTGAGCAG GATCATCAAAATTTTTTGAGACTCCTCACAGAAACTGAAGACTGGCTGTATGAAGAAGGAGAGGACCAAGCTAAACAAGCATATGTTGACAAGTTGGAAGAATTAATG aaaattggcACTCCAGTTAAAGTTCGGTTTCAGGAAGCTGAAGAACGGCCAAAAATGTTTGAAGAACTAGGACAGAGGCTGCAGCATTATGCCAAGATAGCAGCTGACTTCAGAAATAAG GATGAGAAATACAACCATATTGATGAGTCTGAAATGAAAAAAGTGGAGAAGTCTGTTAATGAAGTGATGGAATGGATGAATAATGTCATGAATGCTCAGGCTAAAAAGAGTCTTGATCAGGATCCAGTTGTACGTGCtcaggaaattaaaacaaaaatcaag gaaTTGAACAACACATGTGAACCCGTTGTAACACAACCGAAACCAAAAATTGAATCACCCAAACTGGAAAGAACTCCAAATGGCCCAAATATTgataaaaaggaagaagatttAGAAGACAAAAACAATTTTGGTGCTGAACCTCCACATCAGAATGGTGAATGTTACCCTAATGAGAAAAATTCTGTTAATATGGACTTGGACTAG
- the HSPH1 gene encoding heat shock protein 105 kDa isoform 2 (isoform 2 is encoded by transcript variant 2) — protein MSVVGLDVGSQSCYIAVARAGGIETIANEFSDRCTPSVISFGSKNRTIGVAAKNQQITHANNTVSNFKRFHGRAFNDPFIQKEKENLSYDLVPLKNGGVGIKVMYMGEEHLFSVEQITAMLLTKLKETAENSLKKPVTDCVISVPSFFTDAERRSVLDAAQIVGLNCLRLMNDMTAVALNYGIYKQDLPSLDEKPRIVVFVDMGHSAFQVSACAFNKGKLKVLGTAFDPFLGGKNFDEKLVEHFCAEFKTKYKLDAKSKIRALLRLYQECEKLKKLMSSNSTDLPLNIECFMNDKDVSGKMNRSQFEELCAELLQKIEVPLYSLLEQTHLKVEDVSAVEIVGGATRIPAVKERIAKFFGKDISTTLNADEAVARGCALQCAILSPAFKVREFSVTDAVPFPISLIWNHDSEDTEGVHEVFSRNHAAPFSKVLTFLRRGPFELEAFYSDPQGVPYPEAKIGRFVVQNVSAQKDGEKSRVKVKVRVNTHGIFTISTASMVEKVPTEENEMSSEADMECLNQRPPENPDTDANEKKVDQPPEAKKPKIKVVNVELPIEANLVWQLGKDLLNMYIETEGKMIMQDKLEKERNDAKNAVEEYVYEFRDKLCGPYEKFICEQDHQNFLRLLTETEDWLYEEGEDQAKQAYVDKLEELMKIGTPVKVRFQEAEERPKMFEELGQRLQHYAKIAADFRNKDEKYNHIDESEMKKVEKSVNEVMEWMNNVMNAQAKKSLDQDPVVRAQEIKTKIKELNNTCEPVVTQPKPKIESPKLERTPNGPNIDKKEEDLEDKNNFGAEPPHQNGECYPNEKNSVNMDLD, from the exons ATGTCGGTGGTGGGGTTGGACGTGGGCTCGCAGAGCTGCTACATCGCGGTAGCCCGGGCCGGGGGCATCGAGACCATCGCCAATGAGTTCAGCGACCGGTGCACCCC gtcAGTCATATCATTTGGATCAAAAAATAGAACAATCGGAGTTGCAGCCAAAAATCAG CAAATCACTCATGCAAACAATACGGTGTCTAACTTCAAAAGATTTCATGGCCGAGCATTCAATGACCCCTTCAttcaaaaggagaaggaaaacttGAGTTACGATTTGGTTCCATTGAAAAATGGTGGAGTTGGAATAAAG GTAATGTACATGGGTGAAGAACATCTATTTAGTGTGGAGCAGATAACAGCCATGTTGTTGACTAAGCTGAAGGAAACTGCTGAAAACAGCCTCAAGAAACCAGTAACAGATTGTGTTATTTCA gtCCCCTCCTTCTTTACAGATGCTGAGAGGCGATCTGTGTTAGATGCTGCACAGATTGTTGGCCTAAACTGTTTAAGACTTATGAATGACATGACAGCTG ttGCTTTGAATTACGGAATTTATAAGCAGGATCTCCCAAGCCTGGATGAGAAACCTCGGATAGTGGTTTTTGTTGATATGGGACATTCAGCTTTTCAAGTGTCTGCTTGTGCTTTTAACAAGGGAAAATTGAAG GTACTGGGAACAGCTTTTGATCCTTTCTTAGGAGGAAAAAACTTCGATGAAAAGTTAGTGGAACATTTTTGTGCAGAATTTAAAACTAAGTACAAGTTGGATGCAAAATCCAAAATACGAGCACTCCTACGTCTGTATCAGGAatgtgaaaaactgaaaaagctAATGAGCTCTAACAGCACAGACCTTCCACTGAATATCGAATGCTTTATGAATGATAAAGATGTTTCCGGAAAGATGAACAG GTCACAATTTGAAGAACTCTGTGCTGAACTTCTGCAAAAGATAGAAGTACCCCTTTATTCACTGTTGGAACAAACTCATCTCAAAGTAGAAGATGTGAGTGCAGTTGAGATTGTTGGAGGCGCTACACGAATTCCAGCTGTGAAGGAAAGAATTGCCAAATTCTTTGGAAAAGATATTAGCACAACACTCAATGCAGATGAAGCAGTAGCCAGAGGATGTGCATTACAG tgtgcaataCTTTCCCCGGCATTTAAAGTTAGAGAATTTTCCGTCACAGATGCAGTTCCTTTTCCAATATCTCTGATCTGGAACCATGATTCAGAAGATACTGAAGG tgTTCATGAAGTCTTTAGTCGAAACCATGCTGCTCCTTTCTCCAAAGTTCTCACCTTTCTGAGAAGGGGGCCTTTTGAGCTAGAAGCTTTCTATTCTGATCCCCAAGGAGTTCCATATCCAGAAGCAAAAATAG gCCGCTTTGTAGTTCAGAATGTTTCTGCacagaaagatggagaaaaatctagagTAAAAGTCAAAGTGCGAGTCAACACCCATGGCATTTTCACCATCTCTACGGCATCTATGGTGGAGAAAGTCCCAACTGAGGAGAATGAAATGTCTTCTGAAGCTGACATGGAGTGTCTGAATCAGAGACCACCAGAAAACCCAGACACTGAT gcaaatgaaaaaaaagttgacCAGCCTCCAGAAGCTAAAAAGCCCAAAATAAAGGTGGTGAATGTTGAGCTGCCTATTGAAGCCAACTTGGTCTGGCAGTTAGGGAAAGACCTTCTTAACATGTATATTGAGACAGAG GGTAAGATGATAATGCAAGATaaattggaaaaagaaaggaatgatgCTAAAAATGCAGTTGAGGAATATGTGTATGAGTTCAGAGACAAGCTGTGTGGACCATATGAAAAATTTATATGTGAGCAG GATCATCAAAATTTTTTGAGACTCCTCACAGAAACTGAAGACTGGCTGTATGAAGAAGGAGAGGACCAAGCTAAACAAGCATATGTTGACAAGTTGGAAGAATTAATG aaaattggcACTCCAGTTAAAGTTCGGTTTCAGGAAGCTGAAGAACGGCCAAAAATGTTTGAAGAACTAGGACAGAGGCTGCAGCATTATGCCAAGATAGCAGCTGACTTCAGAAATAAG GATGAGAAATACAACCATATTGATGAGTCTGAAATGAAAAAAGTGGAGAAGTCTGTTAATGAAGTGATGGAATGGATGAATAATGTCATGAATGCTCAGGCTAAAAAGAGTCTTGATCAGGATCCAGTTGTACGTGCtcaggaaattaaaacaaaaatcaag gaaTTGAACAACACATGTGAACCCGTTGTAACACAACCGAAACCAAAAATTGAATCACCCAAACTGGAAAGAACTCCAAATGGCCCAAATATTgataaaaaggaagaagatttAGAAGACAAAAACAATTTTGGTGCTGAACCTCCACATCAGAATGGTGAATGTTACCCTAATGAGAAAAATTCTGTTAATATGGACTTGGACTAG